A single window of Candidatus Methylomirabilota bacterium DNA harbors:
- the tsf gene encoding translation elongation factor Ts yields MAASAQLVRELRDRTGAGVMDCKAALEQTKGNLESAVELLRKKGLADAAKRAHREAREGAVGAYIHPGARLGVLVEVDCETDFVARTESFQELVKDLAMQVAAANPAYVSREDVPATVIDKEREIYRGQMADQKKPAQVLDKIIEGKLEKFYTEQCLLEQPFIKDASGKTKVKDLVAALNAKTGEHIVVRRFARFQVGEGQ; encoded by the coding sequence ATGGCCGCCTCGGCTCAGCTCGTCAGGGAGCTCCGGGACCGTACCGGGGCCGGTGTGATGGACTGCAAGGCCGCGCTGGAGCAGACCAAGGGAAATCTCGAGTCGGCCGTGGAGCTGCTCCGGAAAAAGGGGCTGGCCGACGCGGCCAAGCGGGCGCATCGCGAAGCCCGCGAGGGCGCGGTGGGCGCCTACATCCACCCCGGGGCCCGGCTGGGCGTGCTGGTGGAAGTCGACTGCGAAACCGACTTCGTGGCCCGCACCGAGAGCTTCCAGGAGCTGGTCAAGGATCTGGCGATGCAAGTGGCGGCGGCCAACCCCGCCTACGTCTCTCGCGAGGACGTCCCCGCCACGGTGATCGACAAGGAGCGCGAGATCTACCGCGGCCAGATGGCCGACCAGAAGAAACCCGCCCAGGTGCTGGACAAGATCATCGAGGGCAAGCTGGAGAAGTTCTATACCGAGCAGTGCCTGCTGGAGCAGCCCTTCATCAAGGATGCCTCGGGCAAGACGAAGGTCAAGGACCTGGTCGCCGCTCTGAACGCCAAGACCGGCGAGCACATCGTGGTGAGGCGGTTCGCCCGCTTCCAGGTCGGCGAGGGACAGTGA
- the rpsB gene encoding 30S ribosomal protein S2 codes for MAALTMKELLEAGVHFGHQTKRWNPKMQKYIFGERNGIYIIDLQKTLKKFREAYAFVRDLAGNGGSVLFIGTKKQAQDTVLDEATRCAMFYVNQRWLGGTLTNFETIRKSIARLKKLEEMKEAGEWDRLPKKEALELDRERQKLEKALIGIKAMEQLPSAVFIIDPRKERIAVAEAQRLGIPIVAIVDTNCDPTGIDYPIPGNDDAIRAVRLITSRIADAILEGRGALAKEEGEEGAAEVVADSEMAAAEAES; via the coding sequence ATGGCGGCACTGACGATGAAGGAGTTGCTCGAGGCCGGGGTGCATTTCGGCCATCAGACCAAGCGTTGGAACCCGAAGATGCAGAAGTACATCTTCGGTGAGCGAAACGGCATCTACATCATCGACCTCCAGAAGACGCTCAAGAAGTTCCGGGAAGCGTACGCGTTCGTCCGCGACCTGGCCGGCAACGGGGGGAGCGTCCTGTTCATCGGCACCAAGAAGCAGGCCCAGGACACCGTGCTCGACGAGGCCACGCGCTGCGCCATGTTCTATGTCAACCAGCGCTGGCTGGGGGGAACCCTCACCAACTTCGAGACGATCCGCAAGTCGATCGCGCGCCTCAAGAAGCTCGAGGAGATGAAGGAGGCGGGCGAATGGGACCGCCTGCCCAAGAAGGAAGCGCTGGAGCTGGACCGCGAGCGCCAGAAGCTGGAGAAGGCGCTGATCGGGATCAAGGCGATGGAGCAGCTGCCCTCGGCCGTGTTCATCATCGACCCGCGCAAGGAGCGGATCGCCGTCGCCGAGGCGCAGCGCCTGGGCATTCCCATCGTCGCCATCGTCGACACCAACTGCGATCCCACCGGGATCGATTACCCCATTCCGGGGAACGACGACGCGATCCGGGCGGTACGCCTCATCACGTCGCGTATCGCCGATGCGATCCTGGAAGGACGGGGCGCGCTGGCCAAGGAGGAGGGCGAGGAGGGCGCGGCCGAGGTGGTCGCCGACTCCGAGATGGCCGCCGCCGAGGCCGAGAGCTAG
- the argJ gene encoding bifunctional glutamate N-acetyltransferase/amino-acid acetyltransferase ArgJ, translated as MDGGVTAVPGILAGGVAGGIKPSGRKDLALIYSPTPARAAAVFTSSQIKGAPVQVSMEHVRGGVAQAIVASSGCANVCTGEQGVRDAREITRLIGELLRIPARHVLIGATGVIGAPLPMDRIRGALPRLVKALSPQGSRAAAEAIMTTDTRPKEAALRVEVNGRPVTIGAIAKGVGMIEPHLATMFCFITSDVVIEPAALRRVLQQDVERSFNRITVDGDQSTSDTVALLANGLAEHAPVEGSRGLRDFARGLAALTQRMARLLVSDGEGATKLVTIAVRRAASRRDAVLAARSVANSPLVKTALNGQDPNWGRIMMALGKSPAKVDPDRVSILFEDEPVVERGILRPGARMDRVREVMGRPEYTITVDLDLGHGEDRVWTCDLSEEYVRINAKYTT; from the coding sequence TTGGACGGCGGGGTCACGGCCGTGCCGGGCATCCTCGCTGGCGGCGTGGCGGGAGGGATCAAGCCCAGCGGTCGTAAGGACCTGGCGCTGATCTATTCGCCCACGCCGGCCCGGGCGGCCGCGGTGTTCACCTCCAGCCAGATCAAGGGCGCTCCGGTGCAGGTTTCCATGGAGCACGTCCGCGGCGGGGTGGCCCAGGCCATCGTGGCCTCCAGCGGCTGCGCCAACGTGTGCACCGGGGAGCAGGGCGTGCGCGACGCCCGGGAGATCACCCGCCTCATCGGCGAATTGCTGAGAATCCCCGCCCGGCACGTGCTGATCGGCGCCACGGGGGTGATCGGGGCGCCGCTGCCGATGGACAGGATCCGGGGCGCGCTCCCCCGACTGGTCAAGGCGCTGTCCCCGCAGGGCAGCCGGGCGGCCGCCGAGGCCATCATGACGACGGACACGCGGCCCAAGGAGGCCGCGCTCCGCGTCGAGGTCAACGGCCGGCCGGTGACCATCGGGGCGATCGCCAAGGGCGTGGGGATGATCGAGCCGCACCTGGCCACGATGTTCTGTTTCATCACCAGCGACGTCGTCATCGAGCCGGCAGCGCTTCGCCGGGTGCTCCAGCAGGACGTGGAGCGCTCCTTCAACCGCATCACCGTCGACGGTGACCAGTCCACCAGCGATACCGTCGCGCTGCTGGCCAACGGCCTGGCCGAGCACGCGCCGGTCGAGGGCAGCCGCGGGCTGCGGGATTTCGCCCGCGGGCTGGCCGCGCTGACCCAGCGCATGGCGCGCCTGCTGGTCAGCGACGGCGAGGGGGCCACCAAGCTCGTCACCATCGCCGTCCGGAGGGCGGCCAGCCGTCGGGACGCCGTGCTGGCGGCGCGCAGCGTGGCCAACTCGCCCCTGGTCAAGACGGCCCTCAACGGCCAGGACCCCAACTGGGGTCGGATCATGATGGCGCTCGGCAAGTCGCCGGCCAAGGTCGATCCCGACCGGGTCAGCATCCTCTTCGAGGACGAGCCCGTGGTCGAGCGGGGCATCCTTCGTCCGGGAGCGCGAATGGACCGGGTTCGCGAGGTCATGGGCCGGCCGGAGTACACGATCACCGTCGATCTCGACCTCGGACACGGCGAAGATCGGGTATGGACGTGCGACCTCAGTGAGGAGTACGTTCGAATCAACGCCAAGTACACGACGTAG